In a genomic window of Myotis daubentonii chromosome X, mMyoDau2.1, whole genome shotgun sequence:
- the LOC132225180 gene encoding putative P2Y purinoceptor 10, protein MHDNSASDAVTECNVTNLTFQYTLYATTYILIFIPGLLANSVALWVLCRFISKKNKAIIFMINLSVADLAHVLSLPLRIYYYISHHWPFQRTLCLLCFYLKYLNMYASICFLTCISLQRCFFLLKPFRARDWKRRYDVGISAVIWVIVGTACLPFPILRDTGLANNTESCFADLGYTRMNPMALVGMITVAELAGFVIPVIIIAWCTWKTTISLRQPPMAFQGISERQKALRMVFMCAAVFFICFTPYHINFIFYTMVKETIISSCSIVKSTQYFHPFCLCLASICCLLDPILYYFMASEFRDQLSRHGSSVIRSRLMSRESGSSMIG, encoded by the coding sequence ATGCATGACAACAGTGCTAGCGATGCTGTGACCGAGTGCAATGTCACTAATTTGACATTTCAGTACACCCTCTATGCAACCACCTACATCCTCATATTCATCCCTGGTCTTCTGGCTAACAGTGTAGCCTTGTGGGTTCTGTGCCGCTTCAtcagcaagaaaaataaagccatcATTTTCATGATCAACCTCTCTGTGGCTGACCTTGCTCATGTGCTCTCCTTACCCCTCCGGATTTACTACTACATCAGCCACCACTGGCCTTTCCAGAGGACCCTTTGCCTGCTGTGCTTCTACCTGAAATATCTCAACATGTACGCCAGCATTTGCTTCCTGACCTGCATCAGCCTTCAGAGGTGCTTCTTTCTCCTGAAGCCCTTCAGGGCCAGAGATTGGAAGCGTAGGTATGATGTGGGCATCAGTGCTGTCATCTGGGTCATCGTGGGCACTGCCTGTTTGCCATTTCCAATTCTGAGAGATACTGGCTTAGCCAACAATACTGAATCCTGCTTTGCTGATCTTGGATACACGAGAATGAATCCAATGGCTCTGGTTGGGATGATTACAGTTGCTGAGCTGGCAGGATTTGTGATCCCAGTCATCATCATCGCATGGTGTACCTGGAAAACCACCATATCCTTGAGACAGCCACCAATGGCTTTCCAGGGAATCAGTGAGAGGCAGAAAGCATTGCGTATGGTTTTCATGTGTGCTGCAGTCTTTTTCATATGCTTCACTCCCTAtcatattaactttattttttacaccATGGTAAAGGAAACTATCATTAGCAGTTGTTCCATTGTCAAAAGCACACAGTATTTTCACCCTTTTTGTCTATGTCTTGCAAGTATTTGCTGCCTTTTGGATCCAATTCTCTATTATTTCATGGCCTCAGAGTTTCGTGACCAACTCTCCCGCCATGGCAGTTCTGTGATCCGTTCTCGCCTCATGAGCAGGGAGAGTGGTTCATCAATGAttggctaa